The following proteins are co-located in the Brevibacillus laterosporus DSM 25 genome:
- a CDS encoding DoxX family protein — MDAGLLLIRLVVGLLFIGHGTQKLFGWFGGHGLKGTAGWLESIGVKPGLLMAFMAGASEIVGGLLFASGVFTWVGGALIAVTMLIAIFTVHGKNGLWITQNGMEYNLVLLAVAIGVALIGPGAYALFA; from the coding sequence ATGGATGCAGGACTTTTACTTATTCGATTAGTTGTGGGGCTTTTATTTATTGGTCATGGTACACAGAAATTATTTGGATGGTTTGGTGGGCATGGCTTAAAGGGAACAGCAGGGTGGTTAGAATCTATCGGTGTGAAACCCGGCTTGTTGATGGCATTTATGGCAGGCGCCAGTGAGATTGTTGGAGGATTGCTCTTTGCGTCTGGTGTGTTTACTTGGGTAGGGGGAGCACTAATCGCTGTAACTATGCTGATCGCTATTTTTACTGTACATGGAAAAAATGGATTGTGGATTACGCAAAACGGTATGGAATACAATCTAGTATTGCTTGCGGTGGCTATCGGGGTTGCATTGATTGGACCAGGTGCATATGCTTTATTCGCATAA
- the nikB gene encoding nickel ABC transporter permease, producing MGWFIVKRLTSLLPILFGISLITFILLHLTPGDPAVAYLRASHIPPTDEAVASIRAELGLDKPLYIQYVNWLEKVVQLDLGISYVSKKSIWDEIVLHFFPTIQLAFASCILIIVISLPIGMISALYKGKLIDQVSRIMAFVSVSMPAFWLGFLFIYFLSVKLDLFPVLGRGTFAHLVLPSLTLAFPYIGTYMQLLRASTLENLNEPFVVYARARGLSERVIISRHVFKKSLLPVLTGLGMSLGNMLSGAVIVETVFAWPGMGSLFVTSILQRDYPMIQSCLLFMGVIFVVCNLLVDIAYAFLDPRIKWEGEQ from the coding sequence ATGGGTTGGTTTATTGTTAAACGTCTCACAAGTTTACTGCCAATATTATTTGGAATTTCTCTGATCACTTTTATTCTGCTCCACTTAACCCCTGGGGACCCAGCCGTAGCTTACTTGAGGGCGTCACATATTCCTCCAACAGATGAGGCAGTGGCATCCATCCGAGCAGAGCTAGGGCTGGACAAGCCCCTGTATATCCAGTATGTAAATTGGTTAGAAAAAGTGGTTCAATTGGATTTAGGGATATCTTATGTGTCGAAGAAATCGATATGGGATGAAATCGTGCTCCATTTCTTCCCAACAATACAACTAGCATTTGCATCATGCATCCTAATTATTGTTATTAGTTTACCTATAGGAATGATTTCTGCTCTTTATAAGGGGAAATTGATTGATCAGGTTAGCAGAATAATGGCCTTTGTTAGTGTCTCGATGCCTGCTTTCTGGCTCGGATTCCTATTCATCTATTTTTTATCGGTTAAGTTAGATTTATTTCCTGTATTAGGGAGGGGAACTTTTGCTCATCTAGTGCTTCCTTCCTTGACACTGGCTTTTCCTTATATCGGTACGTATATGCAATTGCTTCGCGCTAGTACGTTAGAAAACTTGAATGAGCCATTTGTAGTGTATGCGAGAGCGAGAGGGCTGAGCGAAAGAGTAATCATTAGCAGACATGTCTTTAAAAAGTCCTTATTACCCGTGTTAACTGGACTAGGCATGAGCCTTGGAAACATGTTAAGCGGAGCCGTTATTGTTGAAACCGTCTTTGCTTGGCCGGGTATGGGCTCTTTATTTGTTACTTCTATTTTACAGCGTGATTATCCGATGATTCAGAGCTGTTTATTGTTTATGGGTGTGATCTTTGTAGTCTGCAATCTCCTTGTGGATATTGCATATGCTTTCCTGGATCCCCGGATAAAATGGGAAGGAGAGCAATAA
- a CDS encoding MarR family winged helix-turn-helix transcriptional regulator — MLNKQGKQMDLITDSNKNQEQSLHLFVVLSRAFNWTSAHVQKDIRQYGLNPTEFGVLELLFHKGRQPLQQIGDKILISSGNITYVVDKLEKKGYLLRKPCPNDRRVIYAELTQEGEQFLQEIFPKHQEKLAEALSGLSPEEKEITITLLKKLGKSAQMNFADK, encoded by the coding sequence AATAAAAATCAAGAGCAATCCCTTCATTTGTTCGTTGTGTTATCCCGTGCATTTAACTGGACGTCTGCTCACGTTCAGAAAGATATTCGACAATATGGATTAAACCCTACTGAATTTGGTGTTCTAGAATTGTTATTTCATAAAGGCAGACAGCCTCTTCAGCAAATTGGTGACAAGATTTTAATCTCTAGTGGCAATATTACTTATGTGGTGGATAAGCTGGAAAAAAAAGGTTATTTGCTTCGTAAGCCCTGTCCGAATGATCGACGAGTTATCTATGCGGAATTAACACAAGAAGGGGAGCAATTTCTCCAAGAGATTTTTCCGAAACATCAAGAAAAGCTAGCAGAAGCACTTAGTGGGCTTTCTCCTGAAGAAAAAGAGATTACCATTACTTTGTTGAAAAAGCTGGGGAAGTCAGCCCAAATGAATTTTGCAGATAAGTAG
- a CDS encoding TolB family protein: protein MKDDLRSASDQTNEHEQTVVELLSHLSDMRKAVPVNYRLKEDLKRKLMEQMQGQKQPHLTIVRQEEIKHNDQKRINRKRGWYMLGGVGTVALAAFLYVNVAQADVDLAISKSPISIPKLSTDSAVLSSDLQVAYLQADNKLHIISGYDSEIDTPIELPQQIGTYDSIAWNSTNTKLALTENSQDKGKLWVLQLNQSKEKSYAPRLLLEQENRPVIDPAFDPKDEFLAYTVYKQDKPEVWVTNLRTFGKEKVANGSKAAWSHNGRYLSFEQNGEVCIYDRQTGEIKEKVRGSSPSWFSAKQLTILSPDGVMLMGTMDETIKNWKKVKLPAGIQKESVKRAEWTSDGKHLLIVNSDQQGFMFTPLDLQK, encoded by the coding sequence ATGAAGGATGATCTACGTAGTGCATCAGATCAGACAAATGAACATGAACAGACCGTGGTTGAACTCTTGTCACATTTAAGTGATATGCGTAAGGCGGTTCCTGTTAACTATCGATTAAAAGAAGATTTGAAACGTAAATTAATGGAGCAAATGCAAGGGCAAAAACAACCGCATCTTACGATAGTCCGTCAGGAAGAAATAAAGCACAATGATCAAAAGAGGATCAATCGAAAAAGAGGTTGGTATATGCTAGGGGGGGTAGGAACAGTTGCTTTGGCTGCTTTTTTGTACGTAAACGTGGCTCAGGCAGATGTTGATCTTGCCATTTCGAAGTCACCAATCAGCATTCCTAAGCTGTCTACTGATTCGGCAGTGCTATCCTCAGATTTACAGGTTGCCTATTTGCAAGCCGATAATAAGTTGCACATTATAAGTGGATATGACAGTGAAATAGATACTCCTATTGAACTTCCTCAACAAATTGGTACGTATGACTCCATTGCATGGAATTCTACAAATACGAAACTGGCACTGACAGAAAACAGTCAGGATAAAGGGAAATTGTGGGTTTTACAACTTAATCAGAGTAAAGAAAAGAGTTATGCACCGAGACTTTTATTGGAGCAGGAGAACCGTCCAGTAATTGACCCTGCATTTGATCCTAAAGATGAATTTTTAGCTTATACAGTATATAAGCAAGATAAACCTGAGGTTTGGGTGACCAATCTGCGTACCTTTGGAAAAGAGAAGGTAGCAAACGGTTCAAAGGCGGCTTGGTCTCACAATGGTCGTTATCTCTCTTTTGAACAAAATGGAGAGGTGTGTATTTATGATCGACAGACAGGGGAAATCAAGGAAAAAGTGAGAGGAAGCTCACCGTCATGGTTTTCAGCTAAGCAACTTACGATTCTTTCACCAGACGGCGTTATGTTGATGGGTACGATGGATGAAACTATCAAAAACTGGAAAAAAGTAAAACTCCCAGCTGGTATTCAGAAAGAATCGGTAAAGAGGGCTGAATGGACTAGTGATGGAAAGCATCTCTTAATAGTCAACTCTGATCAACAAGGGTTTATGTTTACGCCGCTTGATTTACAAAAATAG
- a CDS encoding RNA polymerase sigma factor, producing MVMAVKQDGKENPSVAIETDYYEARDFPELYDEYFDRVNRYLRCRVHSSWDADDLTTSVFLKALEKFDQYSRRSPFASWIFRIAHNTFIDFVRKIREYPTETEELLFIEADDEYQPELRVLSKEEMTLLRTRLNMLSQDQRDVLTLRFFADLKISQVAEVLAKSESSVKMISHRGIKVLQSLYEEGDRHEG from the coding sequence ATGGTAATGGCCGTAAAGCAGGACGGTAAGGAAAATCCGTCTGTTGCGATAGAGACTGATTACTATGAAGCGAGAGATTTCCCAGAGCTATATGATGAATATTTTGATCGAGTTAATCGTTATTTACGATGTCGTGTACATAGTTCGTGGGATGCAGATGACTTGACAACCAGCGTATTTTTAAAAGCTCTGGAGAAATTTGATCAATATAGCCGTAGAAGCCCATTTGCATCTTGGATTTTTCGTATCGCTCATAATACGTTTATTGATTTTGTTCGTAAGATACGTGAATACCCGACGGAAACAGAAGAATTATTGTTTATTGAAGCAGATGATGAGTATCAACCGGAATTGCGTGTTTTATCTAAAGAAGAAATGACTTTATTACGGACAAGGTTAAATATGTTATCACAGGATCAGCGTGATGTTTTGACGCTTCGGTTCTTTGCTGATCTAAAAATTTCACAGGTTGCAGAAGTGTTAGCTAAAAGTGAATCGTCCGTTAAGATGATCTCTCACCGCGGAATAAAAGTCTTGCAGAGTTTGTATGAGGAAGGTGATCGCCATGAAGGATGA
- the nikE gene encoding nickel import ATP-binding protein NikE, with amino-acid sequence MSLLELKDIKKTYLLGNSVWRKRKTVEAVKGVSLTLEEGVCLGLVGESGAGKSTLGKIILGLEKPDQGEVWFQGKDLYRLKEKELKEVRRNLQVVFQDCYSAVNPRLTIREIIAEPLRNYERLTATEEIQKVQGLLETVGLSPEDMYKYPHQFSGGQLQRINIARAIALRPKLIILDEAVSALDALVQVQILHLLAELKEEFQLSYLFISHDLQAINYIADCIGVMYKGEIVEWLDDMEQPESLQHPVSKKIMSSVLYPDPGLSGV; translated from the coding sequence GTGAGTCTGCTTGAGTTGAAAGACATAAAGAAAACATACTTGCTTGGTAACTCCGTTTGGAGGAAGCGTAAAACGGTTGAAGCTGTAAAAGGTGTTTCTCTAACGCTGGAAGAAGGGGTATGTCTAGGGCTTGTTGGCGAAAGCGGGGCAGGAAAGAGTACTCTTGGCAAAATTATTCTGGGGCTTGAAAAGCCTGATCAGGGAGAGGTCTGGTTTCAGGGAAAGGACCTTTATCGTTTAAAAGAAAAAGAATTAAAGGAGGTACGGAGAAATCTGCAGGTTGTCTTTCAGGATTGTTATAGCGCTGTAAACCCACGATTAACGATAAGAGAGATTATTGCTGAACCGTTACGAAATTATGAAAGGCTTACGGCTACTGAAGAGATACAGAAAGTACAGGGCCTTTTGGAGACAGTTGGATTATCTCCGGAAGATATGTATAAATACCCTCACCAGTTTAGTGGAGGGCAATTACAGAGAATAAATATTGCTAGAGCTATTGCATTAAGACCGAAGCTAATCATACTTGATGAGGCCGTAAGTGCTTTAGACGCTCTTGTACAAGTACAAATCTTACATCTTTTAGCAGAATTAAAAGAAGAGTTTCAACTTTCCTATCTCTTTATCTCTCATGATTTACAGGCTATAAATTACATAGCGGACTGTATAGGGGTGATGTATAAGGGTGAGATTGTTGAATGGTTAGATGATATGGAACAGCCTGAAAGCTTACAACATCCTGTTTCTAAAAAAATAATGTCCTCCGTGTTATATCCTGATCCGGGATTATCTGGGGTGTAA
- a CDS encoding ABC transporter ATP-binding protein, whose protein sequence is MGQHPILTVNNLNIVVSTPHGVTQTVNEVSFEIEAGKVFGLVGESGSGKTMTCMSLLNLLPDKAKVVEGSITFRNKDMLTCSVEDIGKIRGSEIAFIMQNPMTAFNPVRTIGRHFIETLRTHLPITKREAQKMAVEHLEKMDLPNPESILKQYPFQLSGGMLQRVMIAITMSLHPSILIADEPTTALDTTNQLQILKQLDRIRKECDTGILLVSHDLGVIAQLADEVAVMYGGYIVEKAPVWKLFNHPMHPYTRVLLQARLGLTRRRVKSAKRVSVSPPTPPNRDNICPFLDRCEDADHICATSKLEWKEYEKDHLVRCVKLR, encoded by the coding sequence ATGGGACAGCACCCCATTCTAACTGTTAACAATTTGAATATAGTTGTATCAACACCGCATGGGGTGACTCAGACTGTCAATGAGGTAAGCTTTGAAATAGAGGCAGGGAAAGTGTTTGGGCTTGTCGGAGAGAGCGGATCAGGAAAAACGATGACGTGCATGTCTTTATTAAATCTTTTACCCGATAAGGCAAAGGTGGTAGAAGGGAGCATCACGTTTAGAAATAAGGATATGTTAACTTGTTCAGTAGAAGACATAGGAAAAATACGAGGTAGTGAGATCGCTTTTATTATGCAAAATCCTATGACCGCCTTTAATCCTGTGCGGACAATTGGTCGGCATTTTATTGAAACACTGAGAACTCATTTGCCTATCACGAAGCGAGAAGCGCAGAAAATGGCTGTGGAGCATTTGGAAAAAATGGATTTGCCAAATCCAGAGAGTATATTGAAGCAATATCCATTTCAGCTAAGTGGCGGTATGCTCCAGCGTGTGATGATTGCGATCACGATGTCCTTACATCCATCTATCCTTATTGCGGATGAGCCCACGACAGCCCTCGATACGACTAATCAACTCCAAATTTTGAAACAGTTGGATAGGATAAGAAAAGAATGCGATACCGGTATTTTATTAGTATCACACGATCTAGGGGTAATTGCTCAGTTGGCTGACGAAGTGGCTGTAATGTATGGCGGGTATATAGTTGAGAAGGCACCAGTATGGAAGTTATTCAATCACCCGATGCACCCATATACCCGTGTCTTGTTACAAGCCAGACTGGGATTAACGAGAAGGAGGGTAAAGAGTGCAAAACGTGTTAGCGTTTCTCCTCCCACTCCACCGAATAGAGACAATATATGCCCATTTTTAGATCGATGCGAGGATGCAGATCACATTTGTGCAACTAGCAAGCTTGAATGGAAGGAATATGAAAAAGATCATCTAGTACGATGTGTAAAATTACGATAA
- the nikC gene encoding nickel ABC transporter permease subunit NikC — MLKNLKQKLLSQKLMIICSIIIFLMILLALFAPFWSPNDPNLVDITHKLQGPSATFPLGTDHLGRCIWSRLIYGTRTSLGTAFLIMGLTMTISIPIGIYAGFRGGWVDYLFMRICDILMAFPNLLLSLALIGILGPGLGNLILAMVLVQWVFYARIIRGMVLSVKEQHFILAAKVCGTPKLVIVLKHILPTIISQIVVLAFMDIGGIVLAISGLSFLGLGIQPPEAEWGMMINDSKPFFRNNPSLMLYPGMMILLVVIAFNLFGEALRDALDLRRK; from the coding sequence ATGTTGAAAAATCTAAAGCAAAAGCTGCTGTCACAAAAGCTCATGATCATTTGCAGCATCATTATCTTCCTCATGATATTATTGGCTCTTTTTGCCCCTTTTTGGTCTCCTAATGATCCGAATCTGGTTGATATCACTCATAAACTGCAAGGCCCTTCCGCTACATTTCCGTTAGGGACCGATCATTTAGGGAGATGTATATGGTCTCGATTAATCTATGGGACACGAACCTCGCTGGGAACAGCTTTCCTTATCATGGGATTAACCATGACAATTAGTATTCCGATCGGTATTTATGCAGGCTTTAGAGGTGGTTGGGTTGATTATTTGTTCATGCGGATTTGTGATATTCTCATGGCATTTCCAAACTTGCTTCTGTCCTTAGCTTTGATTGGAATCTTGGGACCAGGTCTTGGGAATCTGATTTTAGCGATGGTGCTTGTCCAATGGGTTTTTTATGCTCGCATTATTCGGGGAATGGTACTTAGCGTTAAGGAGCAACACTTCATTTTAGCGGCTAAGGTATGCGGAACACCAAAGCTTGTCATTGTGCTAAAACATATCTTACCTACGATTATATCTCAAATAGTTGTATTAGCTTTTATGGACATCGGAGGAATTGTGTTAGCTATTTCTGGACTTTCATTTCTAGGTCTTGGCATACAGCCGCCAGAGGCAGAGTGGGGAATGATGATCAACGACAGTAAACCATTTTTTAGAAATAACCCATCCTTGATGTTGTACCCAGGTATGATGATCTTACTTGTCGTGATCGCTTTCAACTTGTTCGGAGAAGCCCTGAGGGATGCTTTAGACCTAAGAAGAAAATAG
- the nikA gene encoding nickel ABC transporter substrate-binding protein, with protein MFLKRSTFIPTFIGLLAILTIMIAGCGNTTKDQVNISNQDHSKALTFSWSGDIGDLNPHTYFPNQWFSQAMVYESLVYYGEGGELKPWLAQSWDVSKDGKEYVFHLRKDVTFSDGSLFNATIVKKNFDTVLANAPQHEWMELINQIKSTEVVDEFTFKLNLKKPYYPTLQELTYIRPLRFVGEAAFPDSQNTFKDGLKAPIGTGPWVLSEYTKNEKAVFTRNEKYWGAKPKVDKVIVKVIPDGESRVLAFEKKEIDLIFGNGVISQDSFRFLKDSGKYETKLSEPTATRALLFNTNREALKDRKLRLAIQHAFNKQAVIDHIFYGTERKADTLFAPTIPYTKIDVKPYEHDEEKAKQLLDEAGWKQVNGKPFREKDGETLQLELMFISSDNIQKAIAEYVQGEFSKLGIDIKLTSKEEENFWATASEGSFDLLFTASWGVPFDPHSYLSAITTPSEGGSPDYKALLGLPDKKELDGKIKGVLVSTDEAHRMKLYKDILTTLHEQAAYLPISYQSNIAVYHKNMSGVNFLPQEYEVPFTTIDFK; from the coding sequence ATGTTTTTAAAACGATCTACATTTATCCCTACTTTTATTGGACTACTAGCGATTCTAACAATCATGATCGCTGGTTGCGGTAATACAACAAAAGATCAAGTAAATATATCAAATCAAGATCATTCAAAAGCTCTTACGTTTTCCTGGTCCGGAGATATTGGCGATTTAAATCCGCATACGTATTTTCCGAATCAATGGTTCTCACAAGCTATGGTATATGAATCTCTTGTTTACTACGGTGAAGGTGGAGAACTTAAGCCCTGGCTGGCCCAAAGCTGGGATGTATCAAAAGATGGAAAAGAATATGTGTTTCACCTAAGGAAAGATGTTACATTTTCTGATGGCTCACTATTTAATGCTACAATCGTCAAGAAGAATTTTGATACCGTTTTAGCTAATGCCCCACAACATGAATGGATGGAATTAATAAACCAAATTAAAAGCACAGAAGTAGTTGACGAATTTACGTTTAAACTGAATTTGAAAAAACCATATTACCCAACTCTTCAAGAGCTTACGTACATCAGACCTTTACGATTTGTAGGAGAAGCTGCCTTTCCTGACAGTCAAAACACATTTAAAGACGGACTCAAGGCTCCGATTGGCACAGGGCCGTGGGTGCTAAGCGAATATACGAAAAATGAAAAGGCTGTCTTTACAAGAAACGAAAAGTATTGGGGAGCTAAACCGAAAGTCGACAAGGTGATTGTTAAAGTCATTCCTGACGGTGAGTCTAGAGTATTAGCTTTTGAGAAAAAGGAAATCGATCTTATTTTTGGTAACGGGGTCATTAGCCAAGATTCGTTCCGATTTCTGAAGGACTCAGGAAAATATGAAACTAAATTATCAGAACCTACAGCTACAAGGGCACTACTTTTTAATACGAACAGAGAAGCGCTCAAAGACCGCAAATTACGGTTAGCTATCCAGCATGCTTTTAATAAGCAGGCTGTGATCGATCATATCTTTTACGGGACGGAAAGAAAAGCTGACACTTTGTTTGCACCTACCATTCCTTACACAAAAATTGATGTGAAACCGTATGAACACGATGAAGAAAAAGCGAAACAGTTATTGGATGAAGCGGGATGGAAACAAGTAAATGGAAAACCATTTCGGGAGAAGGATGGAGAAACATTACAACTGGAATTGATGTTTATTAGTTCAGACAACATTCAGAAGGCAATAGCGGAATATGTTCAAGGTGAGTTTAGCAAATTGGGGATCGATATTAAGTTGACTAGTAAGGAAGAAGAGAATTTTTGGGCTACAGCGAGTGAAGGCAGTTTTGATTTATTATTTACGGCTAGCTGGGGTGTCCCGTTTGATCCGCATTCCTATTTATCTGCTATAACAACACCTTCCGAAGGTGGAAGTCCGGATTACAAAGCTCTATTAGGGCTACCAGATAAGAAAGAATTAGATGGAAAAATCAAGGGAGTATTAGTAAGTACAGACGAAGCACACAGAATGAAGCTATATAAAGATATTTTAACTACATTGCACGAACAGGCTGCTTACTTACCAATTTCTTATCAGTCTAATATAGCGGTTTATCATAAAAATATGAGCGGTGTTAATTTCTTGCCTCAAGAATACGAGGTGCCTTTCACTACCATTGATTTTAAGTGA
- a CDS encoding thymidylate synthase, which produces MSQADIQYLALVEDILENGYYDNNRTGIPTKKLFGQLLSYDLQKEFPILTTKFVAFKTAVKELLWIYKHQSNDVRLLQEMGVRVWDEWAKEDGTIGKAYGYQIAKHKQIDKLIDGLKNDPQGRRHIISLWDMNDLEEMALQPCAFQTMWDVTDGYLNCTLVQRSGDMGLGIPFNTTQYAVLIHMIAQVTGLKPGKFQHYINNAHIYENHFEGLRTQLTREAYPAPSFWINPEITDFYDFTPDDVKLIDYKHQPKIAMEVAI; this is translated from the coding sequence ATGAGTCAAGCAGATATACAATACCTTGCTTTAGTGGAAGATATTTTAGAAAACGGATATTATGACAACAATCGCACAGGAATCCCCACAAAGAAACTGTTTGGTCAGCTACTAAGCTATGATTTACAGAAAGAATTTCCAATTTTGACAACCAAATTCGTTGCGTTTAAAACAGCTGTCAAAGAATTGCTATGGATTTACAAGCATCAAAGTAATGATGTGAGGCTGTTGCAAGAGATGGGTGTACGTGTATGGGATGAATGGGCTAAAGAGGACGGAACGATCGGTAAAGCATACGGTTATCAAATTGCTAAGCACAAGCAGATAGACAAGCTAATCGATGGCCTCAAAAACGATCCCCAAGGACGCCGACATATTATTAGTTTATGGGACATGAATGATTTAGAAGAAATGGCCTTGCAGCCATGTGCCTTTCAAACCATGTGGGATGTTACGGACGGTTATTTAAACTGTACTCTTGTACAGCGTAGCGGTGATATGGGCTTAGGAATTCCGTTTAATACTACTCAGTATGCTGTGCTTATTCATATGATTGCGCAAGTCACAGGTCTAAAGCCAGGAAAATTCCAGCATTATATTAATAATGCACATATCTACGAAAATCATTTCGAAGGCTTGCGTACCCAATTAACTAGAGAAGCTTATCCTGCTCCTAGCTTTTGGATTAACCCGGAGATCACCGATTTTTATGATTTTACACCAGATGATGTGAAATTAATCGATTATAAGCATCAGCCAAAAATTGCCATGGAGGTGGCTATTTAG
- a CDS encoding dihydrofolate reductase — translation MGQNRVIGRDNQLPWRLPEDLKYFRRITTGHAIIMGRKTYESIGKPLPNRRNIVLTTQANYEADGCEIAHSIEEVLAMIDSKEEAFIIGGAKIYKLLLPYTSKMYITQIQQEFKGDAFFPTFDESEWTLVEVTPGVQNEENPFQYEFQIYVRSVTDCQ, via the coding sequence ATGGGGCAGAACCGTGTTATTGGTCGAGATAACCAGCTACCATGGCGATTACCAGAGGATCTAAAGTATTTTCGCCGTATCACAACTGGTCATGCTATCATCATGGGGCGAAAAACGTATGAATCTATTGGGAAGCCCCTACCTAATCGACGCAATATCGTGCTGACGACGCAAGCAAACTATGAGGCGGATGGCTGTGAAATCGCTCATTCGATTGAAGAAGTTCTTGCGATGATAGATAGTAAAGAAGAAGCTTTTATTATTGGTGGGGCAAAAATTTATAAGTTGCTTTTGCCCTACACTAGTAAAATGTATATTACTCAGATTCAGCAGGAGTTCAAGGGAGATGCCTTTTTTCCTACGTTTGATGAATCTGAATGGACACTAGTTGAAGTGACACCTGGTGTACAAAACGAAGAGAATCCATTTCAGTATGAGTTCCAAATATATGTTCGGAGTGTAACGGATTGTCAATAG
- a CDS encoding nitroreductase family protein, with amino-acid sequence MSDFTNLVKSRRSANNFIDGVEITQSDLEEIFTLVKYAPSAFNLQHTHYLVVTDPVLKEKIYESCKQYKVHTSSAVILVLGNRYAYQGVEKINEGMHHLGILSKQELDRTIETVTGVYEGNGESFMKEDAIRNASLSAMLFMLSAKDKGWDTCPMIGFDPNAIKEILEIPDGYETVMMITIGKEKISSQRPRGYRKPNGEFVSYNGM; translated from the coding sequence ATGAGCGATTTTACAAACCTAGTGAAAAGTCGGCGTTCCGCAAATAATTTCATTGATGGGGTAGAAATTACCCAATCTGATCTTGAAGAGATCTTTACTTTAGTTAAATATGCTCCTTCTGCTTTTAATCTTCAACATACACACTACCTAGTCGTAACTGATCCCGTCTTGAAAGAAAAGATTTATGAATCTTGCAAGCAGTATAAAGTACATACATCTTCAGCAGTCATTTTGGTGTTGGGGAATCGTTACGCTTATCAAGGAGTGGAAAAAATAAATGAAGGAATGCACCATCTCGGAATTTTGAGTAAACAAGAGCTAGATCGTACAATTGAGACAGTTACAGGGGTATATGAGGGCAATGGCGAGTCATTTATGAAGGAAGATGCAATTCGCAATGCGAGTCTTTCTGCCATGTTGTTCATGCTATCGGCAAAAGATAAAGGATGGGATACGTGCCCGATGATTGGGTTTGATCCAAATGCTATTAAAGAAATTTTAGAAATTCCTGATGGATATGAAACAGTAATGATGATTACTATTGGAAAAGAAAAGATATCAAGTCAACGTCCACGTGGCTATCGTAAGCCGAATGGGGAGTTTGTAAGCTACAACGGTATGTAA